In Felis catus isolate Fca126 chromosome E1, F.catus_Fca126_mat1.0, whole genome shotgun sequence, the following proteins share a genomic window:
- the RFNG gene encoding beta-1,3-N-acetylglucosaminyltransferase radical fringe, whose translation MSRARGALCRACLALAAALAALLLLPLPLPRAPAPAPTPGPGPRAPPARLATAPRLRPDDVFIAVKTTQKNHGPRLGLLLRTWISRARQQTFIFTDGDDPELQLQGGSHVINTNCSAVHTRQALCCKMAVEYDKFIESGRKWFCHVDDDNYVNPEGLLQLLSAFSPSQDVYLGRPSLDHPIEAAERVQGGGTVTTVKFWFATGGAGFCLSRGLALKMSPWASLGSFMSTAERVRLPDDCTVGYIVEGLLGARLLPSSLFHSHLENLQRLPPDAVLQQVTLSYGGPENPRNVVNVAGGFSLQQDPTRFKSVHCLLYPDTDWCPVHKQSDLVSR comes from the exons ATGAGCCGTGCGCGGGGGGCGCTGTGCCGGGCCTGCCTCGCGCTGGCCGCGGCCCTGGCcgcgctgctgctgctgccgctgccgctgccccGCGCGCCGGCCCCGGCCCCGACCCCGGGCCCCGGCCCGCGCGCGCCCCCCGCCCGACTCGCCACCGCCCCCCGCTTGCGGCCGGACGACGTCTTCATCGCGGTCAAGACCACCCAGAAGAACCACGGGCCACGCCTCGGGCTGCTGCTGCGCACCTGGATCTCCCGGGCCCGCCAGCAG ACATTCATCTTCACCGATGGGGATGACCCTGAGCTACAGCTCCAGGGAG GCAGCCACGTAATCAACACCAACTGCTCAGCCGTGCACACCCGTCAGGCGCTGTGCTGTAAGATGGCAGTGGAGTACGACAAGTTCATCGAGTCCGGACGCAA gtGGTTCTGCCATGTGGATGACGACAACTACGTGAACCCCGAAGGCCTGCTCCAGCTGCTGTCCGCTTTCTCGCCCAGCCAAGATGTCTACCTGGGGCGGCCCAGCCTCGACCACCCCATTGAGGCCGCCGAGAGAGTCCAGGGAGGCGGCACT GTGACCACTGTCAAGTTCTGGTTCGCTACCGGTGGGGCCGGGTTCTGCCTGAGCAGAGGGCTCGCTCTGAAGATGAGCCCCTGGGCCAG CCTGGGCAGCTTCATGAGCACTGCTGAGCGGGTGCGGCTGCCGGACGACTGCACGGTGGGCTACATCGTGGAGGGGCTGCTGGGTGCTCGCCTGCTGCCCAGCTCACTCTTCCACTCCCACCTGGAGAACCTGCAGAGGCTGCCGCCTGACGCCGTGCTGCAGCAG GTCACCTTGAGCTACGGGGGTCCTGAGAACCCACGTAACGTGGTGAATGTGGCAGGAGGCTTCAGCCTGCAGCAGGATCCCACTCG GTTTAAGTCTGTCCACTGCCTTCTCTACCCGGACACAGACTGGTGTCCCGTGCACAAGCAGAGTGACCTCGTCTCTCGGTGA